A single genomic interval of Microbacterium galbinum harbors:
- the cycA gene encoding D-serine/D-alanine/glycine transporter has product MHRVTVQSTDEEQHLRRALSNRHIQLLAIGGAIGTGLFMGSGKTISVAGPSVIFVYMIIGFMLFFVMRAMGELLLSNLKYKSFSDFASDLLGPWAGFFTGWTYWFCWVVTGVADVIAIAGYTNTLIPGIPLWIPGVAVVVILLALNLPTVAAFGEMEFWFALIKIVAIVALIVTGLVMIFTGFEHDAGTASFANLWSHGGMFPHGFMGFVAGFQIAVFAFVGIELVGTAAAETKDPKRNLPKAINAIPIRILLFYVGALIVLMAVTPWTEYVAGESPFIAMFALAGLGIAATVVNLVVLTSAMSSANSGIYSTSRMVFGLAHDGDAPKLFGRLSKRRVPQNALFLSCILLLSGVVLLYAGEDIGTAFDMVTTVSAVCFMFVWTIFLLSYVVYRRRRPEKAAASAFRMPGGVFMVYVVLAFFVFILWALTTQPDTLTALLVTPIWFALLVVAWLFVRRSPNHLQRHAAHIAHLRSDDEDDEDQSAA; this is encoded by the coding sequence CTGCATCGGGTGACCGTGCAGAGTACCGACGAAGAACAGCACCTCCGGCGAGCGCTGAGCAACCGCCACATCCAGCTCCTGGCGATCGGCGGTGCGATCGGGACCGGGCTCTTCATGGGCAGCGGCAAGACGATCTCGGTGGCCGGTCCCTCGGTGATCTTCGTCTACATGATCATCGGGTTCATGCTCTTCTTCGTGATGCGCGCGATGGGCGAGCTGCTGCTGTCGAACCTCAAGTACAAGTCGTTCAGCGACTTCGCCAGCGACCTGTTGGGGCCGTGGGCCGGGTTCTTCACGGGCTGGACGTACTGGTTCTGCTGGGTGGTGACGGGCGTCGCCGATGTCATCGCGATCGCCGGGTACACGAACACCCTCATCCCCGGCATCCCGCTGTGGATCCCGGGTGTCGCCGTGGTCGTCATCCTGCTCGCGCTCAACCTCCCCACGGTCGCCGCGTTCGGTGAGATGGAGTTCTGGTTCGCGCTGATCAAGATCGTGGCGATCGTCGCTCTCATCGTCACCGGTCTCGTGATGATCTTCACCGGCTTCGAGCACGACGCCGGTACCGCGTCGTTCGCGAACCTCTGGAGCCACGGCGGCATGTTCCCGCACGGGTTCATGGGGTTCGTGGCCGGTTTCCAGATCGCGGTCTTCGCGTTCGTCGGGATCGAGCTGGTCGGCACCGCCGCCGCCGAGACGAAGGACCCGAAGCGGAACCTCCCGAAGGCGATCAACGCCATCCCGATCCGCATCCTGCTCTTCTACGTCGGCGCGCTGATCGTGCTGATGGCGGTGACCCCCTGGACCGAGTACGTCGCCGGGGAGAGCCCCTTCATCGCGATGTTCGCCCTGGCCGGCCTCGGCATCGCCGCGACCGTCGTGAACCTGGTGGTGCTGACCTCGGCGATGTCGAGCGCCAACTCGGGCATCTATTCCACCTCGCGCATGGTCTTCGGGCTCGCGCACGACGGTGACGCGCCGAAGCTGTTCGGTCGCCTGTCGAAGCGCCGCGTGCCCCAGAACGCGCTGTTCCTCTCCTGCATCCTCCTGCTCTCGGGCGTCGTGCTGCTCTACGCGGGCGAGGACATCGGCACCGCCTTCGACATGGTGACGACGGTCTCCGCCGTGTGCTTCATGTTCGTGTGGACGATCTTCCTGCTCAGCTATGTGGTCTACCGCCGCCGGCGCCCGGAGAAGGCCGCGGCCTCGGCCTTCCGGATGCCGGGCGGAGTGTTCATGGTCTACGTCGTGCTGGCGTTCTTCGTCTTCATCCTGTGGGCGCTGACCACCCAGCCCGATACCCTCACGGCTCTGCTCGTGACGCCGATCTGGTTCGCGCTGCTCGTCGTCGCCTGGCTGTTCGTGCGCCGCTCGCCGAACCATCTGCAGCGGCACGCGGCCCACATCGCGCATCTGCGCAGCGACGACGAGGACGACGAGGACCAGTCAGCGGCGTAG
- a CDS encoding calcium:proton antiporter, with amino-acid sequence MIPTAVKQFIGRPDIARIALGWGAYVLVLLAHPLLAAPVAVPLLIVALGVIIGVILVCAFGVVKQAEALAHRLGDPYGSLVLTLSIVLIEVILISAVMLGPGDHATIARDSVMAVAMIILNLVIGLALLLGGLRHRGMAHNRTGTSAYLAMLVVLVALAFALPALIGRDGSYTLGQEIPTVILTLGIYAFFLFRQMGTQAGDFTEVDERLRRRTDAADAAPRTGIRETLAAHRTEVLVRLALLVVTVTPIVLLSHDMAALLDDGLGRLGAPAALAGVLIAAIVFLPESLTAVRAALGGEAQRVVNLCHGALVSTVGLTIPAVLVIGMLTGQTVVLAESPANLLMLGVTLLLSVTTFAAKRVTAMHGAAHLAVFAVYVIVLFSGS; translated from the coding sequence ATGATCCCCACCGCTGTGAAGCAGTTCATCGGACGACCCGATATCGCCCGAATCGCCCTGGGCTGGGGCGCCTACGTCCTGGTGCTGCTGGCGCACCCCCTGCTCGCGGCCCCTGTGGCCGTCCCCCTGCTGATCGTCGCCCTCGGGGTGATCATCGGTGTGATCCTGGTGTGCGCGTTCGGCGTGGTGAAGCAGGCCGAGGCCCTCGCCCACCGTTTGGGCGACCCCTACGGATCGCTCGTACTCACCCTGTCCATCGTGCTGATCGAGGTGATCCTCATCTCGGCCGTCATGCTCGGACCGGGCGACCACGCCACCATCGCCCGGGATTCGGTGATGGCCGTCGCGATGATCATCCTGAACCTCGTGATCGGTCTCGCACTGCTGCTCGGCGGTCTCCGCCACCGCGGCATGGCGCACAACCGCACGGGAACCTCGGCCTACCTGGCGATGCTCGTGGTGCTCGTCGCGCTCGCGTTCGCCCTCCCGGCTCTCATCGGCCGCGACGGCTCGTACACCCTCGGCCAGGAGATCCCGACCGTGATCCTGACCCTCGGGATCTACGCATTCTTCCTCTTCCGGCAGATGGGGACGCAGGCGGGCGATTTCACCGAGGTCGACGAACGCCTGCGGCGACGGACGGATGCCGCGGACGCTGCGCCGCGCACGGGCATCCGCGAGACTCTCGCCGCACACCGCACCGAGGTCCTGGTGCGCCTCGCCCTGCTCGTGGTGACGGTCACCCCGATCGTGCTGCTCTCGCACGACATGGCGGCGCTCCTCGACGACGGCCTCGGTCGCCTCGGAGCCCCGGCCGCACTGGCCGGCGTGCTGATCGCCGCGATCGTGTTCCTGCCGGAGTCCCTCACCGCAGTGCGGGCAGCTCTCGGGGGCGAGGCACAGCGGGTGGTGAACCTCTGCCACGGGGCGCTGGTGTCGACGGTCGGGCTCACGATCCCCGCCGTACTGGTCATCGGCATGCTCACCGGCCAGACCGTGGTGCTGGCCGAGTCTCCGGCGAACCTCCTGATGCTGGGTGTGACGCTGCTGCTCTCGGTGACCACGTTCGCGGCGAAGCGGGTGACGGCCATGCACGGCGCCGCGCACCTCGCGGTCTTCGCGGTGTACGTGATCGTGCTGTTCAGCGGATCGTAA
- a CDS encoding ArsR/SmtB family transcription factor — translation MERDALHAIESRVDALERELERLRAQVEEPSADASTVTPEPGAATSDPAADPLWFVNELGRRAPGAVMMAGAVEVPAGPIRWQYGLYAEELLGKDWGDLARPLEALGHPVRLELVRVILTGTQTTAELLELEQFASSGQLYHHLRQLVSAGWLSSPRRGFYEVPGARIVPLLVLTMIASS, via the coding sequence ATGGAACGTGACGCGCTGCACGCGATCGAAAGCCGGGTCGACGCCCTCGAACGCGAACTCGAGCGTTTGCGTGCGCAGGTCGAGGAGCCGTCGGCCGACGCCTCGACCGTGACACCGGAACCGGGGGCTGCGACATCGGACCCCGCCGCCGATCCGCTCTGGTTCGTCAATGAACTCGGACGCCGGGCTCCCGGCGCGGTGATGATGGCGGGTGCCGTCGAGGTACCGGCCGGGCCCATCCGCTGGCAGTACGGCCTCTACGCGGAAGAGCTCCTCGGCAAGGACTGGGGCGATCTCGCTCGACCCCTCGAAGCACTGGGGCACCCGGTGCGTCTCGAGCTCGTGCGCGTCATCCTCACCGGCACCCAGACCACCGCTGAGCTGCTCGAACTGGAGCAGTTCGCGTCGTCCGGCCAGCTCTACCACCACCTCCGGCAGCTCGTGAGCGCGGGGTGGCTGTCCTCCCCGCGCCGCGGGTTCTACGAGGTGCCGGGGGCGCGCATCGTGCCGCTCCTCGTCTTGACCATGATCGCCTCGAGCTGA
- a CDS encoding serine hydrolase domain-containing protein, with protein MTSPTPALTGPTPTATSPARRSPGPVLGLLAGGAVAAIALGAAVGPQQQTVSSAWSGDETLAESIRTLPGGLDGFRSLSVAEIDPGGVVFAGLGDADPAHPEAPGPDTVFELGSITKTFTGALFADAIERGEVAPDDRLAEHLTALEGTDAGDVTLASLSQHSSGLPGLGATAADGAVSSLILNDNAYASSTTAQFIADAAIAPVDPDQGAVYSNFAVSLLGTALVEAAGADDYATLLDERLTGPLGMEHTTVAATAAEVPVDAVPGFLLNGTPAPRWWGEGYLPAGSSTFTTASDLAIWAQANLDGSAPGAAALEPSAPLGAEGEIGWGWITSASFDGAGTQTWHNGGTAGFRTILTMDRDAGTAFIALSNTVATVDYVAMSYLSGAPIPGPAEPYLILGWSVFGIALALGVVALLRALRAKALLPSLSDLAWALAGLLLLWHSGPWFVVGGWVWGVALAPTLAAVGLLALRGRSLPFLPARRRWFWWPTAAIGVAAAVGVTFLW; from the coding sequence GTGACCTCCCCCACCCCCGCACTCACAGGCCCCACCCCGACAGCGACGTCGCCCGCGCGACGCTCCCCCGGTCCCGTGCTCGGCCTCCTGGCGGGCGGCGCGGTCGCCGCGATCGCCCTCGGCGCGGCCGTCGGGCCGCAGCAGCAGACCGTGAGCTCGGCCTGGAGCGGTGACGAGACCCTGGCGGAGAGCATCCGCACTCTGCCCGGAGGCCTCGACGGATTCCGCTCGCTGTCGGTCGCGGAGATCGATCCGGGCGGCGTCGTCTTCGCCGGTCTCGGTGACGCCGATCCCGCACACCCGGAGGCGCCCGGGCCCGACACCGTGTTCGAGCTCGGTTCGATCACGAAGACCTTCACCGGAGCGCTGTTCGCCGACGCGATCGAACGCGGAGAGGTGGCCCCCGATGATCGCCTCGCGGAGCACCTCACGGCCCTCGAGGGAACGGATGCCGGCGACGTCACTCTCGCGTCGCTGTCGCAGCACTCCTCCGGACTCCCCGGCCTGGGCGCGACGGCCGCCGACGGCGCGGTGTCGAGCCTGATCCTCAACGACAACGCCTACGCGTCGTCGACCACGGCGCAGTTCATCGCCGACGCGGCCATCGCCCCCGTCGACCCCGACCAGGGCGCCGTCTACTCGAACTTCGCCGTCTCGCTCCTCGGAACCGCACTCGTCGAGGCGGCCGGCGCCGACGACTATGCGACATTGCTCGACGAGCGCCTCACCGGCCCGCTCGGGATGGAGCACACCACGGTCGCGGCGACGGCCGCAGAGGTGCCGGTCGATGCGGTTCCGGGCTTCCTCCTCAACGGCACACCCGCACCACGCTGGTGGGGGGAGGGATATCTGCCCGCGGGGTCGTCGACGTTCACCACGGCATCCGACCTGGCGATCTGGGCACAGGCCAACCTCGACGGCTCGGCGCCGGGCGCAGCCGCACTCGAGCCCTCCGCTCCCCTGGGAGCGGAGGGCGAGATCGGCTGGGGCTGGATCACCTCTGCGTCCTTCGACGGCGCCGGCACTCAGACCTGGCACAACGGCGGCACAGCGGGCTTCCGCACGATCCTCACGATGGATCGCGACGCCGGCACGGCCTTCATCGCCCTGTCGAACACCGTCGCGACCGTCGACTACGTCGCGATGTCGTATCTCTCGGGTGCGCCGATCCCCGGCCCCGCCGAGCCGTATCTGATCCTGGGATGGTCGGTCTTCGGCATCGCGCTGGCGCTCGGTGTCGTCGCGCTGCTCCGGGCCCTCCGCGCGAAGGCGCTGCTCCCGTCGCTCAGCGACCTCGCGTGGGCGCTCGCCGGGCTCCTGCTGCTCTGGCACAGCGGCCCGTGGTTCGTGGTCGGCGGTTGGGTGTGGGGCGTCGCTCTCGCGCCCACCTTGGCTGCGGTCGGACTGCTCGCGCTGCGCGGTCGCTCGCTGCCGTTCCTCCCCGCGCGTCGACGGTGGTTCTGGTGGCCGACCGCGGCCATCGGTGTCGCGGCCGCGGTCGGCGTCACCTTCCTCTGGTGA
- a CDS encoding aldo/keto reductase, with protein MTRIGNSDLDVFPLSLGGNVFGWTADRDTSFDVLDAFVAGGGDFIDTADGYSAWVPGNSGGESETIIGEWLASRKPQGVTVATKVSTHPEFRGLAAANIRKAAEASLARLGVDAIDLYYAHFDDESVPLEETVGAFGQLVTDGLVRNVAVSNYSADRIREWIEIAQRTGAALPVAVQPHYNLVHRNDVENEIIPVAEEFGLGLVPYYSLASGFLTGKYRSTETAGQSSPRAEGAAKYATPAGLKIIDALEEIGSAHGASIAATSLAWLRAQPTVAAPIASARTVEQVPDLLAGARLELSADEVQTLDRVSEWTPAQA; from the coding sequence ATGACTCGTATCGGAAACAGCGACCTTGATGTCTTCCCGCTCTCTCTCGGCGGCAACGTGTTCGGCTGGACGGCCGATCGCGACACGTCCTTCGACGTGCTCGACGCGTTCGTGGCGGGTGGGGGCGACTTCATCGACACCGCCGACGGATACAGTGCGTGGGTGCCCGGGAACTCCGGCGGCGAGAGCGAGACGATCATCGGCGAGTGGCTGGCCTCGCGCAAGCCGCAGGGCGTCACGGTCGCGACGAAGGTGAGCACGCACCCGGAGTTCCGGGGACTCGCCGCAGCGAACATCCGCAAGGCTGCCGAGGCGTCGCTCGCGCGTCTCGGCGTCGACGCGATCGACCTCTACTACGCCCACTTCGACGACGAGAGCGTGCCCCTCGAGGAGACGGTCGGCGCTTTCGGTCAGCTCGTGACCGACGGCCTCGTGCGCAACGTGGCCGTGTCGAACTACTCCGCCGATCGAATCCGCGAGTGGATCGAGATCGCGCAGCGCACGGGTGCCGCGCTGCCCGTCGCCGTTCAGCCGCACTACAACCTCGTGCATCGCAACGACGTCGAGAACGAGATCATCCCGGTGGCCGAGGAGTTCGGCCTCGGACTCGTGCCCTACTACTCGCTGGCGAGCGGCTTCCTCACGGGCAAGTACCGCTCCACCGAGACCGCGGGGCAGTCCTCGCCCCGCGCCGAGGGCGCCGCCAAGTACGCGACTCCCGCGGGCCTGAAGATCATCGACGCCCTCGAGGAGATCGGCTCCGCGCACGGAGCCTCGATCGCCGCGACGTCGCTGGCGTGGCTGCGCGCGCAGCCGACGGTGGCAGCCCCCATCGCGAGCGCCCGCACGGTCGAGCAGGTTCCCGACCTCCTCGCCGGCGCTCGCCTGGAGCTGAGCGCCGACGAGGTGCAGACGCTCGACCGCGTCTCGGAGTGGACTCCCGCTCAGGCCTGA